One segment of Leptodactylus fuscus isolate aLepFus1 chromosome 7, aLepFus1.hap2, whole genome shotgun sequence DNA contains the following:
- the LOC142214309 gene encoding ETS translocation variant 3-like protein, which translates to MDRMHCGCVSNSYWIPGLAFPDWAYKAESSPGSRQIQLWHFILELLQKEEFRHVIAWQQGEYGEFVIKDPDEVARLWGRRKCKPQMNYDKLSRALRYYYNKRILHKTKGKRFTYKFNFSKLIFVNYPLWDVRCPPPAVLGNSVCRTAALPPGVQREVLHNTILAHKLLADQLACRRLLQNPMDYDGSSNKKALGVGRHSVIPTPCFPGTCCGFGSSGHLYVPSSSSSQHGAELPLHPSRSLYSPTQVLPGTAEWQLCANRLIHQSQALLSLEERIQSHQSRATAGNLLNPYLGHKPVPPMDSIHVLTSPSTVKPDPENQFRALEENTFQDLTEPPKRCLSLCDSHDLSSKLYPPPPDIEHMNLSSKTWRLKPA; encoded by the exons ATGGATAGGATGCATTGTGGATGTGTCTCGAATTCCTACTGGATACCAG GATTGGCATTCCCGGACTGGGCCTACAAGGCAGAGTCTAGCCCCGGCTCTCGGCAGATCCAGCTATGGCACTTCATCCTGGAGCTGCTACAGAAGGAGGAGTTCCGTCACGTCATCGCCTGGCAGCAGGGAGAATACGGAGAGTTTGTCATCAAGGATCCCGATGAAGTGGCCCGGCTGTGGGGCCGGAGGAAATGTAAACCCCAGATGAACTACGACAAGCTGAGCCGGGCCCTCAG ATATTACTACAACAAAAGAATTCTGCACAAGACGAAGGGGAAGAGATTTACCTACAAGTTCAATTTCAGTAAACTCATCTTTGTCAACTACCCGCTGTGGGACGTGAGGTGTCCTCCGCCTGCCGTGCTGGGGAACAGCGTGTGCCGTACAGCTGCGCTGCCCCCTGGTGTTCAGAGGGAG GTTTTACATAATACTATCCTCGCACACAAGCTCCTGGCTGACCAGCTTGCCTGCCGCAGGCTACTCCAAAATCCAATGGACTATGACGGCAGCTCGAACAAGAAGGCGTTAGGTGTGGGCA GGCATAGCGTCATACCAACTCCATGTTTCCCTGGGACCTGCTGCGGCTTTGGAAGTAGTGGGCATCTATAcgtaccctcctcctcctcctctcagcaTGGCGCCGAGCTGCCTCTTCACCCCAGCCGGTCTCTCTACTCACCTACTCAAGTTCTTCCTGGCACAGCGGAGTGGCAGCTATGTGCCAACCGCCTGATCCACCAAAGCCAAGCGCTCTTGTCTCTAGAAGAAAGAATTCAGAGTCATCAAAGCAGGGCGACCGCAGGAAACCTCCTGAACCCCTACCTGGGGCATAAGCCCGTCCCCCCTATGGACAGCATACATGTACTGACCTCGCCTTCCACCGTCAAACCGGATCCAGAGAACCAGTTCCGAGCCTTAGAGGAGAACACTTTCCAAGACCTCACCGAGCCTCCAAAACGATGTCTGAGCCTCTGTGACAGCCACGACCTGAGCAGTAAGCTgtatccccctcctcctgacattgAGCACATGAACCTCAGCAGTAAGACCTGGCGGCTGAAACCGGCCTAA